In Blastococcus saxobsidens DD2, the genomic stretch GCCGCGAGCACCTCTTCTTCGGCCCGTTCGCGGCGTTCTCCCCGCGCTTCCTCCGTTCGGGACGACGCACCGATCTCCTCCGGTCGGTGCGGTCGGGCAACCTGCCGGTCCTCGCCGCGTCGGCGCGGGACAACCGGTCGCTCATGGCCTACCTGCTCCGGCAGGTCGCCCAGACATCCCGCGGCCGGCTCGACGCGCTGCGGACGTTCGTCCCGGACGTCCGTGCCGACGACTGGGAACTGGTCACCGCCGGGCAGAGGGTGCAGATCCTGAAGATGTCGGGCGGTCAGGGCGCGATGGTGGGCTTTGGCACCGAGGTGGTGACCTCGGCCGCGGGGTCGCTCGGTGCCCTGCTCGGGGCATCACCCGGCGCGTCCACCGCGGCCGCGACGATGGTCGACGTGCTCGCGGCGAGCTTTCCCGGCCGCATGGCGCAGTGGGCTCCTCGGCTGCACGAGATCGCGCCGTCGGTGGCCAGCGGGGAACGTCCGGACGCGGCGGCACTCCTGGCACGTGCGCGCGCGGCGCGCCGGGTGCTGGGGCTCGATCCGGCACACGACGACCGACGGAAGGATCTCGCATGACCGACCCCGGGCTTCCCGGACGGCTCCGCGCGGCGGTGGGGGAGGCCGGCCTGGTCACCGACCCGGCACGGATGGGCGGCTACCTGAGCGACTGGCGCAATGCCTACTCGGGGACGGCCGCGGCCGTCGTCCGGCCGGTCAGCACCGACGAGGTCGCCGCGATCGTGCGCGCCTGCCGCAAGGAGGGGGTGGCCGTCGTCCCGCAGGGCGGCAACACCGGCCTCTGCGGAGGAGCGGTGCCGGACACGTCCGGCCGACAGGTGGTCCTCTCGCTCGATCGCATGCGGCGCCTGCGCGCCGTCGACCCGGTGAACCAAACCATCACGGTGGAGGCGGGCGTCGTCCTGCAGGCGGTACAGGAGGCGGCCGCCGCCGAGGGCTGCCTGTTCCCCCTCTCCCTCGGCTCGGAGGGCAGCTGCACCATCGGCGGCAACCTGTCGACCAACGCCGGCGGCACCGGGGTGCTCCGCTACGGCACCATGCGCGACCTCACGCTCGGGCTCGAGGTCGTCCTGCCCGACGGCCGGATCTGGAACGGCCTGCGCGGCCTGCGGAAGGACAACACCGGCTACGACCTCAAGCACCTGTTCATCGGGGCCGAGGGCACCCTCGGGTTGGTCACCGCCGCGGTGCTGAAACTGTTCCCCGCCGTCCGCAGCCGGGCGACGGCGTGGGTGGCCGTGGGGTCCGCCCAGGCGGCGGTCGACCTGTTCGGCATCGTGCGAGCTCTGTGCGGCGACCGGCTGACCGCGTTCGAGATCATGTCGCGCCAGAGCGTCGACTTCGTGCTCCGGCACGGCACCGGCGCGCGCGACCTCTTCGGCTCCGTCCACTTCTGGTACGTGCTCGTGGAGCTGAGCGACACCCTGCCCGACGCCCGCCTCGACGGGCTGCTCGAGGCCGCGCTCGCCGAGGCGTTCGACCGGGACGTGGCCGGGGACGCCGTCGTGGCGTCCGGCTCCGCGCAGGTCGCCGCCCTGTGGGCACTGCGCGAAGGCATCTCGGAGGCACAGAACTTCGAGGGACCGAGCCTGAAGCACGACGTGACGGTGCCAATCAGCAGCATCCCGGCCTTCGTCGAGCGGACCGACAAGGCCTTGCGGGCGGCCCTGCCCGGCATCCGGATCGTCACCTACGGGCACATCGGCGACGGCAACCTGCACTACAACCTGAGCAAGCCGGTGGACTCCGACGACGACACCTTCCGGAACCTGGCCGAGGAGCTCGCCCGGATGGTCTACGACGCCACCAGCAGCTTCGGAGGGAGCATCAGCGCCGAGCACGGCCTGGGGCAGAGCAAGCGCGACGTCATCGCCGACTACAAGGACGGTCTCGAATTGGAGCTGATGCGCAGCCTCAAACACCTCCTCGACCCGCGCGGTTTAATGAATCCCGGCAAGGTCCTCCCGGCCTGGTAGCGGACGTCCGGCGGTCCGGAGCGCCAGCGATCCGTCACC encodes the following:
- a CDS encoding FAD-binding oxidoreductase gives rise to the protein MTDPGLPGRLRAAVGEAGLVTDPARMGGYLSDWRNAYSGTAAAVVRPVSTDEVAAIVRACRKEGVAVVPQGGNTGLCGGAVPDTSGRQVVLSLDRMRRLRAVDPVNQTITVEAGVVLQAVQEAAAAEGCLFPLSLGSEGSCTIGGNLSTNAGGTGVLRYGTMRDLTLGLEVVLPDGRIWNGLRGLRKDNTGYDLKHLFIGAEGTLGLVTAAVLKLFPAVRSRATAWVAVGSAQAAVDLFGIVRALCGDRLTAFEIMSRQSVDFVLRHGTGARDLFGSVHFWYVLVELSDTLPDARLDGLLEAALAEAFDRDVAGDAVVASGSAQVAALWALREGISEAQNFEGPSLKHDVTVPISSIPAFVERTDKALRAALPGIRIVTYGHIGDGNLHYNLSKPVDSDDDTFRNLAEELARMVYDATSSFGGSISAEHGLGQSKRDVIADYKDGLELELMRSLKHLLDPRGLMNPGKVLPAW